Genomic segment of Vulpes vulpes isolate BD-2025 chromosome 16, VulVul3, whole genome shotgun sequence:
AGAAGAAGAGGCGAGAACGACCCCCGGACCGGCCAAAGCCCACGTGCCGCCGCATCCCCGCGTCTAGCGCTTACGTCCCGCCGCCGTCGCCACCATGCCCAAGAGAAAGGCTGAAGGGGATGCTAAGGAGATAAAGCCAAGGTGAAGGATGAGCCACAGAGAAGATCTGCAAGGTTATCTGCTAAACCTGCTCCTCCAAAGCCAGAGCCCAAGCCTAAAAAGGCCCCTGCAAAGGGAGAGAAGGTacccaaagggaaaaaggggaaagctgatgctggcaaggatggaaATAACCCTGCAGAAAATGGAGATGCCAAAACAGACCAGGCACAGAAAGCTGAAGGTGCTGGAGATGCCAAGTGAAGTGTGTGCATTTTTGATAACTGTGTACTTCTGGTGACTGTAcagtttgaaatactattttttatcaagttttataaaaatgcagaattttgttttactttttttttttaagctatgttgTTAACACACGGAACACTTCattgttgttttgggggaaggGCATATGTCACTAATAGAATATCTCCGAAGCTACATTGATAACAAGAGGGAAAAACACCTTCCCCTTctagttttgagaaacttcctcTTGGCTCCCAGGAAGAGGGATTCCTTGATGTTGACACACATGAGCCACCTTGGTGGtgtggaaaaactaaaattcatttttttatgtcctcttctccctctctgccttcaacATAGACTTGACTCCCTTAAACCCAGAGACCTGTTGGAACCTGATCCCATGAAATGGTTCCCAGTATGTCAGGCAATCTGGACTTTACGGTGTCACCACTGAGATGGCGTCCCTCaaaagagttcctttttttaGCTTGTGGATCTTCAGATTGAtaattctgccattttcatttcattttctgaaagtcAGGGTCAGcttgtgaaaagttgttaaacaacatgctaaatATGAACTGTCAACCCTCACTCTAAACTTTCCCTGTTCAGAGCATCACATGAAGACTTCACTGGGTTTTATAGTGGCTTTCTGATTTTGGTAGTCCATTGAAGAAGGGAGTTTGAAAGTTGTTGTATACTGTTAACGATCATCCGCCCATGTCCTGCCTGAAATACCATGATTGTTTATGAAAAGTATCTTTAATAAAGCTGGATACAGTttggcttggaaaaaaaaaataaaataaatcctacgAACTCTCCTAGCCTATTATCAAAACTGGGTGTGCTCCAATTCCCAAGGAACAAAAACATTGCCAAGAAAAATTACTGAAGACCTGAATAAATGGAGTGAAATGTCATGGCCATGTCATGCATAGAACACTAGCAACGTGAGATGGCAGTTCTCCCTaaattgatctgtagattcaatgcaattcctggGAAATTTTCAGCACATGGTCTTCTTTCGTTTTTTTGTAGAAAATGATGAGCTATGGATGgttccattggttaagtgtctgccctcggctcacccatgatcccagggtcctgggatccagtccaaggtgctgggattgagccctgcaactGGTTCCCCaatcactggggagtctgcttcgccttctccctctgcctcgcccCCTGCTCCTGTCCGCTCTCTCTTTAATAAACacaatctttgttaaaaaaaaaaaaaaaaaaaaaaaggaactgacaAGCTactactaaaatttgtatagaaatgcaaaggatcaatagaataaatgaataaacaactgTAATACACTTACAAAGAAGCATACTCTGCAGTAAGAAGGGATGAGCTCGGGAAATACACCACAAAATGGATGAATATCAAAAACACTgtggaggcgcctgggtggcctagtctgttaagcgtctgctcaggtcatgatctcggggtcctgggattgagcccagcatccgtctccctgctcagtggggagcctgcttctccttctgctgctcctcctgtttCTACGCTGCCTCGttctctatcaaaataaataaaatccttaaaaacaaacaaacaaacaaaaaaaacaaaacacattacggtgagtgaaagaagccagacacacaagACTTCAcgctgtatgattccacttttatgaaGTTCTGGAACAGGGTCACTCGTGGTGCAAAGAATCATGGAGTCGTGGAGCGTGGTGGTGCTCGACTGGAAAAGAGGCAACAGGGGACTTCCTGAGGGGATGGCACTGTTTCCGTCCTTATCCTGCTAGTTCTTTGGGTTAATGGTGATTCTAAGAACTACccatttctgggatccctgggtggctcagcggttgagtgcctgcctttggcccaggacatgattctggagtcctgggatctaggcccgcattgggctccctgcatggagcctgcttctccctctgcctgtgtctctgcctctcgctctgtgtctctcatgaataaataaataaaaaagtctttaaaaacaaatgaacaaaaaacccCACCCGTTTCACTACACATGAATtttactccaaaataaataaatacataaatacataaataattattaattaaaaataaataaatttaatttacttcccccacccccacccccccaaaaaaagaaaaaactgaactAAAAAGTACTAGTTAATAATACACACACTGAAGTATTTGGTGGGGGAGAGCACTGACGTCTACAACTGTCTTTGGACGTAATCTAAAAATAAGGTGGCTTGAGGGATGGAGACAGATGAGGGGACACAGGGTAAAACAGGTTGACTGGGCGGCCGGGGTGCAGCTCACTGACCTTTTCTGCATCCGACACTTCCTAACGGGATGCTTGGGAACACTCGGTGGCGCATCGCGGTCAGCTTCGGAACAGGGGCGCCTTAGGTTCAAGGGCGGGGGTCACCGCAGAGGATGGTCGTGGCCCATCACAGCACGTCCCTCATTCTGCGCGCACGTGACCAGCTTTGGGCCGGGACTCGGACAGGCGCACGCACATCACGAGCCCCGTCCGCCGCGGCGACCCGGGGCACCGGGCCCCCAGCAGGCCCCGCGCACCGGGAAGCCGCGGGGACCTGGCGGTCGTGGCCCAGACCGCGCGCAGGTGCCGCCCCGGCCtcgggggctccggggggctgCGGACACGACCCCGCGGGGGACCACAGGCAGACACCCGGCATCGCGGGGCAACGTCCCGACCCGGCTGGAATCCGAGCCCGACGGCAGCAGGTGTCGGCCTTGACGCGAGCGGTGAGAGCCGCCAGGACAGGCCCCCCCCCGCGCCTGCGCGCCACGCCCGTCCGAGCGGCGCCCCCGGAAGCCCCGACCCCCGCCTGACCGACCTCCCCGGAAGTTCCGCCTCCTGGCCCCGGCCGCTCTGGCCCGCGCGGGCCCTTCTCGTTGGTGGGCTGGGCGCCGCTCCGCTGCACGGCGGTCCTCCGGCCGCCAGAGGCGCCGACGCGGCGGCAGGGCCCCTCTGGCCCGCAGCTGCCGCTCCACTGCTCCGCGGCGCGGTCCCTTCCGGCGCCAGGCGTCCGCCTCCGGGCTGTTCCCCCGGCAACGCCTCGGGACCGTTCCCCCGGCAACGCGCGGCGGGCGCAGTCCCAGCCGCCATGGACGCGCTGTCGGGCGCCGAGCCTCGCCGGGCTCGCGGCCGCCTGGGCGCGGCGTCCCCCGGAGCGCGGGCTGCGGGAGCACCGTGGGCGCGCTTCTCGGCCTGGCTGGAGTGCGTGTGCGTGGTCACTTTCGACCTGGAGCTGGGCCAGGCGCTGGAGGTGAGCGGgccgcgcgggggcggcggcggggggcggggcaggggggagggggcggcacgGCGGGGCGGGGGACgcgcccagcccccgccccccgcatccCGGGAGCAGCCCTGGGACCGACGCCTCAGAAGCCCGGCGCCGGTCACTCCTCAAAGTGCCCTCCCCGAACAGAGGACGAAGGGTCCGATTGCTCGGACGTCCCCCGGGACCAGGAGAGCGGGCCCTGCCCTCGGGGTGCCCGGCGGGTCTCCGGCCTCCACCCTCCGTGCCGCGGGGTCACTCAAGGTGGGAGTCCGCTCTGGCGTGGtcacccccttcccccccacaccccccccggCCGACGTTTGCGGCCGCGCGGCCTCCCCTGCCCACACCTCCGCGTTCATCGGGCCTCACACGCAGGCTCGGGGCCCTTTCCAGCCCGCAGGCGTCCTGCTCACCAGCTGCACCCGCTCGGGGGCCTGGGGTGCCCCACTGCCTGcaggccccccacccaccctgggcagcttcccttcctccctgcgTCCCCGGGCCTGTCACAAGGTCGTTCCTATGCCCCGAGGTCAGGACACAGACCAGGGAGGTGTGCGCTGCCAGGGGGGCCAGGGGCATGTGCCAAGGCTGTGCTGACTCCTGAGAGCTTGTGGGAGACCCCAGTCTTCCAAACAGAAAGGGCGGACCCTTGTCAAGGACTTTGGGATCCGCCTGGCCCGCCCATCCCCACCAGGCGCCCATTCCCATCAGGCGGGCGGTGCTGCTGCAGCCCCGTGGAGCACCCGGAGGTGACAGATCTGCCTGGGGCTGCAGAGCCCACATCCTCACTGTTGCTCACATTCCTCAGAAAATCACAGAAGTTAAGAGCTTTTTCTGTGTCCTTAGGGCATTCTTAAGTACATTTTTCTAGAACTTTTAGAAAGCTGATTCTCAGCAAGTCGTGTTCAAGGCTCTGTGACTTTCTGAGCTTTTGGTGAAGGTGCACAGCTCTGGCCGGGGGTGTTGGGGACGTAGGGCCTCTCTGAATCGTGAGGTCTGTGTGGGAGTCTGGCCGTGAGCCTATCAGGCAGCACAGCCACACGGTCCTCATCAGGTTTGCCTTTTGCTTGGGGTCATTTCAGTCGAATTTTCTGGGTTTTGAGGAGCACCTGCTCAGTGCTCACCCATCTTGGACTGCCTGAGCAATGCAGACCTCGCAGCATCGTCCACGGTGCACGAATGTGGACCGCAGACCCAGAGGCTGCCTTCCAGGAGCTGGTGATCCACAGACACTGGACAAATGCAGCTCGGGCATTTGGTCTTGGAGGGCATGGCTGgtcttggaggaggaggaggagagaggcaggcgGGGGAGAAGGGGCTGCTTGACGTAAACTGTTCCTCAGAAAAGGCAACAACGAAGGCCAGGAGCTCTCCACTCACTCATCCACTAAATCCAGTAAAGCAGCCAGGCTTTGCCCTGTAGGAGCTCATGTTCTGTGCTAGGGACAGAGTGGTTTGGGACCCCCAGTACGCATGGAATACAGGGAAGGGGTTCCAGGCTGATAGATGCAGTGAAGCCTGCGGGTGAGGCAGGGCCTTGGGGGTAGGTGGGGGACGGGAACCTGTGGATAAGCTGAGGAGGGGGCCTGGCTGCGCCTACCCAGCCACCCTGGGAAGCCTGTGGCATGAGCTCTGCCTGGAGGTCCCCAGAGCCCCCCTCCACTGTGGTGGTCGTGCCCTCCTAGGTCCCAGCTCCAGCACTGCACAGTCCCAGGACCCTTTATAATCGGGAATGTTATTGATgccaaaaaaaaactttttttttttttttttaagattttatttactcctgagagacccagagagaggcggagacacaggcagaaggagaggcagggtccctgcggggagcccaatgcaggactcgatcccaggaccctgggatcacggccttagcctaaggcagacgctgaactgctgagccaccaggcgtcccccCCAAGAAGCTTTTTGTACGGATATGTGTCAACGTTTACTGCGCTAGAAGTTAAATCTGAGAAAACGCAGTATTTATTGAGCTGACGTTAAAATAAAAGTACTCTGTTAACGTAGACATTTTCACGAAAACAGCcatatttccaaaacaaaatttggTGGGGAGAGTAAGAGGAGGAGTAGCATTTGATGCTTTcacaatcaatttttttttattgaacagTTTCACTTCACCTTAAACCGAGCTCCTCCTCAGTGTTGAGTCTGGGGCGACAAGACAAGTTGGAGCTCCTTGCATGCAAGCCCTGTCTCCTGACGCCCCCATAGACTCCTAGCACTGTGCTCTCTGGAGAGCACAGGCCAGGGCAGCAGCAAAGCCCAAGGCACACCAGCTCCCAGGAAGACACCTCAGAGGTGCACTGGAGTGAGGGCCGTGGGGCCCCCTGCCTTTTGGGGGGATCCTGTAATGAAATCCGCTCTGGCCCTGGGCCTGCGCATAGAGCTGCTGAGCCCGAGAGCTAGCCTCAGGCCGCTGCTGCTCCAGAGTGTCGCCTGCCTCCTACATCCCTAAGGGCCTGCTGCTGACGCTGCAGGGCTCAGGGTGCTCTCCTAGTGCTCTTGCTGGGGCGGGGGGTACAGGCCAGAAGCTTCCGGGTTCCTGACTAGCAGAGGTTGGGGTGAAAGCGCTCGGGATGCTGTCCACAGGCAGGGATGCCACTGTCTTTGGTGCCGTCTGACTCAAGACCAGGAAATGGGGAAGCTGGGCAGGCCCCATCTAGGGGAGCAAGCCCTGGGGAACTGTGCAGCCCAAGACCTTCTGGCTAAGTGGAAGGGTTCAGGAGGGGgaacagaggggaggtgggaccTGCAGGCAGAGCCCTGGGGTCACTTGCTGTGGGAAAGAGGCaggtgtgggggtgtggaggtTCTGAAAACCACCTCCGGAAGCTCTGGGGACAAACCCTGGGGTGAGGGAGGTAGGGAGGTCTCAGCACAGTTGCACGAGGGGAGGGGTGCGAGAAGGGAGTTGGGGAGCTGGCCCGCGTGTGGTAGCTgacaggagggaaggatggaggggaCTCGTgctgagaaggggcagagaagcCAGAAAGGAGGCGGCGGCCGCCAGGAAAGCATTCCTGCAAGGCAGCAGGTGACCGGGTGCCCTGTGTCCCCACAGCTGGTGTACCCCAGTGACTTCCGGCTCACGGACAAGGAGGTGGGTCCTGGCTCTCCTGGGAGCAGCCGTGGCCCCAACTCGAGCAGGCCCTCACCTGGTTTCCTGTGTTTCAGAAAAGCAGCATCTGCTACCTGTCCTTTCCCGACTCGCACTCAGGTAGCCGACCCCTGGGACGTTGGCTCTGGAGCTGGGGTGGGTGACATGCAGAAGGTGGGCACTGAGGCTGTCCAGGACCCCCCGTGGCCCAGGCGTGGACGTGACCACTGTCAGCATCACTGCCTGCCTGCGCCAACccactccctgctccctgcttgcTGTAGACGTCCAGAGCTCCCGGCAGCAGCGCTGGTCAGGTTACCCTGATTTGCAGGGTGTCTCTAGGCAGAGCGACTGGTGGGGTCTGGTTCCTACATCCCACCACAGTGGCCACCTGGCCTTTGCTCTTCTCCAGGACTTGGCCGTCCATGCAGGCCTGTTTTCCTGTCACAGACCAGCCGACCAGGCCCCACACCATGGCCTTCCGGTGTCCCCCAGGGCCCCTGTGCAAGCTGACTGCACCACGCATGCAGCTGTCCCTGCTGCTGTTGGGGGCGGTGTTTAGGTTGAGACTGAGGTTAGGAATCAGGACACAGCCTTCCTGGCAGGCTGGGCTTTCTCTTTGGAGGCATTCGTGGCCTTGTCTGTGGTTCCCTCCCTGAAAGCTGGCAGGAGAGTTTCCACCCTGATGTGGGCCGGGTGGGGGCTGCCTCCCTTTCCAGGCTGCCTCGGAGACACTCAGTTCAGCTTCCGCATTCGGCAGTGCGGCGGGCAGAGGAGCCCCTGGCATGCTGAGGACCGCCGCTACAACAGCGGGGCCCCTGTGTCGTTGCAAGTGAGTGCAGGCTGCCTCTCCCCAGAGGCCAGGGCTGGCCTGGTGCGAGCAACCGCGAGGGTTCCCAAGTGCTGCAAGCCCCACCACACCTGTAGGTTTGGCGCCCCAGCCTCCGTGGGGGTGAGGCAGCTCTTTTTACCACTGGGTGCTCCCAGGCCCCTTGAGCTGTGACCACAGTGCCTGCAGAGGTGCCCTCTGTAGAGGGGTCAGCCACCTTGTGAGCCAAGGACCCCCCAGCCTGACCCCCATGGCTGGAGAGAGCAGTCGCAGCCCTGGCTGCTGGtctgggtgggcaggagggaatGTGGGGAGTGAGCTCGGCCCAGCTGACGCTGTTTTTGCAGAGGGAGCCAGCACACTACTTCGGTTACGTGTACTTCAGGCAGGTGAAGGACAGTTCTGTGAAGAGGGGTTACTTCCAGAAGGTGAGCCACCTGGCTGCTCTGGGGTGGTGCTGCTGTGAGGCAGGGCTGGTGCCCACGTGTCCTGTAGCCCCCAGCCTCTTGGTATGGGGCACAGCTCACTGCCTGGGCCACATAGGCCACCCCGCCTGGGCAGCAGATGAGGGGTTGGAGAGCGGGTGCCTCCTGGGCCCTCTGGGGAACGGGCGCTGCTGCCTGCCTTGGCCGGCACGGCACCTGCAGCCCCCTGTGAGCTCCTGATGTCCCTGTTCCTTGCTGCTGACGGGAGCAGGGTCACGCTTTCCAGATTAGGACAACTTCCTTCTTGAACTGAGACACCATAAGCAAAAGCTGCTTGAGTCCCGGGGAGATCATCCCAGAAATCCTGGCCATGCGCATTTCCCTGTGAAGGCCCAGAGCCCGGCTGTGCTCTTGAGGGCTCCCTGCCCCATCTGGGGCAGGCTTGGGGTGTTCTGTCCACTGGCCCTGGGGTCCAGGATGGGCCATTCCCAGGGACGGCTGTCCTGTGGAGTTTGCGGGATGCCGCTCCCCGGGTAGACACTGGATGAGCCCGGCATCAGGGGCCCCACAGAGCCTGCGTGGCTGGGAGGACCTCTCACCGGCCCTGCGGGTCCTGCAGTCCCTGGTGCTGGTGTCCCGCCTGCCCTTCGTCCGGCTGTTCCAGGCGCTGCTGAGCCTCATCGCCCCCGAGTATTTTGACAAGTTGGCCCCCTGCCTGGAAGCAGGTGAGTGGCTGCCGGGCACTGCCAGATGGCACCATCTCCCCGGCTGAAGCTTTCGGCACCTCTGGCCAGCGGCTGCTGCTTGGGGCAGGTTCCCGACACTGGCCACCTGTGTCCACAGTGTGCAACGAGATAGACCAGTGGCCAGCGCCTGTGCCAGGGCAGACCCTGAACCTGCCAGTCATGGGAGTCGTCCTCCAGGTGAGGgctggctggggagggagggccccAGGTCTACAGACATGCCTGCTCCCGTCTGGCAGCTACTCCCTCCGTcccccaggttcgagtcccatcCCGGATGGACAAGCCTGAGCACAGTCCTCCGAAGCAGTGTAGCCATGAGGTGGGGCCCTGCTTCTGGGCCAGTGGCCTCGCACCTGCCTCGACCCTCCCACctgcccaggcgtccctgcccCACTCGCTAGGGGCCCTGTGGGGGTGGCCAGACCCTCAGCAAAGCTAGCTGGGTGTCCCCCATCCTCTCCAGTGCTGTGGGGGTGCAGAGGTGTGCAGGGCAAGGGTGCAGTGCCCAGGGCTCCCCTGGGGTGAAAGGTGCTGCTCGGGGCTCCGGGGTGCCAGCTACCAGCCTTCCCCCGTCCTGATCCCATCCATTCCTCCTCCCAGAACCTGCTGCCTGCCCCGGTGGTCCTCACCAGCGTCCATGAACTGGACCTGTTCAGGTGAGCCCTGTAGGCTGCTGTCTGTTGCCTGAGTAGATGGTGAAGGGGACCTATGAGGTAAAGCCTGCACAGCGTGGGGCCCCCAGAGGGACTGCAGGCCCCAGAAGTGAACTCTGGGGCGGTTCCATGAGGGAGAATTGTAGAGAAGCCCGGGGCTCTGCTGCCACCACCAAGAGGAAGTGGGCACTGTGGGGAGGAAGGTTCTAGAAATCAGGAGGGAAGGATCCGCTGTGTTGGGAGCTCCTTGCTGCGTGAGGCTGCTCTTTCCCAGGCACATCTGTGAGGGAGCCAGGCCTCGGAGACCCAGCTGCCCCGTGTTTTGGTGTGGGGGCTCAGGGCCAGGCCAAGGCAGGCCGCGGTCAGAGGGTAGGGTGGCCCTGGACACCCCTGAGCATCCTCAGATGTCCTCACGCGTCTTGTCCAGGGCAGTGCCTGGTGTGAGCTGGGCCCGCCTGGCCAGCAGGGTGGGCCAAGGGCTGGGAGCCGCCTTCCCTGACCGCCTCTGCGGGGCCCTAGGTGCTTCCAGCCCGTGCTGACCCACGTGCAGACTCTGTGGGAGCTCATGCTCCTCGGGGAGCCCCTGGTGGTCCTGGCACCCTCGCCTGCCATGTCCTCAGAGATGGTGCTGGCCTTAATCAGGTaggtgaggtggggggggaggggggctgtaaGGAGCGGTGGGGGCTGACCTCTCTGCTGACCGCCCCGCCCTCAGCTGCCTGCAGCCCCTCAAGTTCTGCTGCGACTACCGCCCCTACTTCACCATCCATGACAGCGAGTTCAAGGAGTTCACCACCCGCACACAGGCCCCGTAAGTGCCCTGTCTGTCCCCATCCTCTAGCTCCCCGTGCTCCACCTCCCTgggcctgcctctgccccttctctctctctctctcttctcctctctctagACCAAACGTGGTCCTGGGAGTCACAAACCCTTTCTTTATCAAAACGCTCCAGCACTGGCCCCACATCCTCCGTGTGGGAGAGCCCAAGATGTCAGGTGAGGctggcctggcctctgcccaggcagcgggggaggtgggccgggggctCAGAGGCCCACCCAGCGAGAGGCTCAGCCCAGGGTGGGTGCGGCTGCGACCCTGAGGCCTGGTATTGGGTGTGTTCCCCAGGGGATCTTCCCAAGCAGGTCAAGCTGAAAAAGCCCTCCAGGCTGAAGACACTGGACACCAAGCCAGGTGTGTGCCCCTTGGGCTGCAGCCCCTTCTGTGCAGCGGGTGGAGTTCTCAGGGAACTGTGCTGCCCGGGGCTGGAGGTGGGAGCGGGTGGGGCAGGGCTCCAGGGGGCCTCCTAGACGGGCCTACTCTGCTCTCCTGCCAGGCCTTTACACTGCTTATTCGGCCCACCTCCACCGGGACAAGGCACTGCTCAAACGTCTGCTCAAGGTACAGGCggggggaggcccggggaggggtggggcggtGAGCCTGCTCTGGGTGAAGGGGTGCATGTGGCGAGTTCAGCCCGTGCCCCCCGCTTAGGGGCTGCAAAAGAAGAGGCCATGGGACACACAGACAGCACTGCTGAGACGGCACCTGCTGGAGCTCACACAGAGCTTCATCATCCCCCTGGTGAGGCCCGGGGCAGAGCGGGTGGGGGCACCAGGTTGTGGCCCCAGGCTCACTCCcaacctcccctccccaggagcaCTACATGGCCAGCCTCATGCCCCTGCAGAAGAGCATCACACCCTGGAAGGTGCGGGTCCCGGTGGCCATCTGGGGGAAGTCTGGGAGGGAGGAGGTCATCGAGCGTGTGGGAGGTGCCAGGGCTCTAGGCATCCGTCATAGGACAGAAAAATGGGGCCATGCATGAGGGCCTCTAGGCCCTTCTGTCTGGGAGGGGCCGTCTGGGGGTCTGtcctgggagggtgggggcgATGGGTCCTCAGGTGGCTGAGGAGTGTGGCAGGGGAGGGTCCTGGCCAGCTGATGGCCGAGGCCTGTGGGGCTGTGTTCCCCAGTAGCCTGCGCTCACCAGGCCCCTGTCTCAGACTC
This window contains:
- the DENND6B gene encoding protein DENND6B isoform X6, producing the protein MDALSGAEPRRARGRLGAASPGARAAGAPWARFSAWLECVCVVTFDLELGQALELVYPSDFRLTDKEKSSICYLSFPDSHSGCLGDTQFSFRIRQCGGQRSPWHAEDRRYNSGAPVSLQREPAHYFGYVYFRQVKDSSVKRGYFQKSLVLVSRLPFVRLFQALLSLIAPEYFDKLAPCLEAVCNEIDQWPAPVPGQTLNLPVMGVVLQVRVPSRMDKPEHSPPKQCSHENLLPAPVVLTSVHELDLFRCFQPVLTHVQTLWELMLLGEPLVVLAPSPAMSSEMVLALISCLQPLKFCCDYRPYFTIHDSEFKEFTTRTQAPPNVVLGVTNPFFIKTLQHWPHILRVGEPKMSGDLPKQVKLKKPSRLKTLDTKPGLYTAYSAHLHRDKALLKRLLKGLQKKRPWDTQTALLRRHLLELTQSFIIPLEHYMASLMPLQKSITPWKTPPQIRPFRQDDFLRSLEHAGPQLTCILKGDWLGLYRRFFKSPHFDGWYRQRYKEMAHKLEALHLEAICEANIEAWMKDKSEVEVVDLVLKLREKLVQAQGHQLPVKEATLRRAQLYIETVIGSLPKDLQAVLCPP
- the DENND6B gene encoding protein DENND6B isoform X5 is translated as MDALSGAEPRRARGRLGAASPGARAAGAPWARFSAWLECVCVVTFDLELGQALELVYPSDFRLTDKEKSSICYLSFPDSHSGCLGDTQFSFRIRQCGGQRSPWHAEDRRYNSGAPVSLQREPAHYFGYVYFRQVKDSSVKRGYFQKSLVLVSRLPFVRLFQALLSLIAPEYFDKLAPCLEAVCNEIDQWPAPVPGQTLNLPVMGVVLQVRVPSRMDKPEHSPPKQCSHENLLPAPVVLTSVHELDLFRCFQPVLTHVQTLWELMLLGEPLVVLAPSPAMSSEMVLALISCLQPLKFCCDYRPYFTIHDSEFKEFTTRTQAPPNVVLGVTNPFFIKTLQHWPHILRVGEPKMSGDLPKQVKLKKPSRLKTLDTKPGLYTAYSAHLHRDKALLKRLLKGLQKKRPWDTQTALLRRHLLELTQSFIIPLEHYMASLMPLQKSITPWKTPPQIRPFRQDDFLRSLEHAGPQLTCILKGDWLGLYRRFFKSPHFDGWYRQRYKEMAHKLEALHLEAICEAQNIEAWMKDKSEVEVVDLVLKLREKLVQAQGHQLPVKEATLRRAQLYIETVIGSLPKDLQAVLCPP
- the DENND6B gene encoding protein DENND6B isoform X4: MDALSGAEPRRARGRLGAASPGARAAGAPWARFSAWLECVCVVTFDLELGQALERTKGPIARTSPGTRRAGPALGVPGGSPASTLRAAGSLKLVYPSDFRLTDKEKSSICYLSFPDSHSGCLGDTQFSFRIRQCGGQRSPWHAEDRRYNSGAPVSLQREPAHYFGYVYFRQVKDSSVKRGYFQKSLVLVSRLPFVRLFQALLSLIAPEYFDKLAPCLEAVCNEIDQWPAPVPGQTLNLPVMGVVLQNLLPAPVVLTSVHELDLFRCFQPVLTHVQTLWELMLLGEPLVVLAPSPAMSSEMVLALISCLQPLKFCCDYRPYFTIHDSEFKEFTTRTQAPPNVVLGVTNPFFIKTLQHWPHILRVGEPKMSGDLPKQVKLKKPSRLKTLDTKPGLYTAYSAHLHRDKALLKRLLKGLQKKRPWDTQTALLRRHLLELTQSFIIPLEHYMASLMPLQKSITPWKTPPQIRPFRQDDFLRSLEHAGPQLTCILKGDWLGLYRRFFKSPHFDGWYRQRYKEMAHKLEALHLEAICEANIEAWMKDKSEVEVVDLVLKLREKLVQAQGHQLPVKEATLRRAQLYIETVIGSLPKDLQAVLCPP
- the DENND6B gene encoding protein DENND6B isoform X1, which produces MDALSGAEPRRARGRLGAASPGARAAGAPWARFSAWLECVCVVTFDLELGQALERTKGPIARTSPGTRRAGPALGVPGGSPASTLRAAGSLKLVYPSDFRLTDKEKSSICYLSFPDSHSGCLGDTQFSFRIRQCGGQRSPWHAEDRRYNSGAPVSLQREPAHYFGYVYFRQVKDSSVKRGYFQKSLVLVSRLPFVRLFQALLSLIAPEYFDKLAPCLEAVCNEIDQWPAPVPGQTLNLPVMGVVLQVRVPSRMDKPEHSPPKQCSHENLLPAPVVLTSVHELDLFRCFQPVLTHVQTLWELMLLGEPLVVLAPSPAMSSEMVLALISCLQPLKFCCDYRPYFTIHDSEFKEFTTRTQAPPNVVLGVTNPFFIKTLQHWPHILRVGEPKMSGDLPKQVKLKKPSRLKTLDTKPGLYTAYSAHLHRDKALLKRLLKGLQKKRPWDTQTALLRRHLLELTQSFIIPLEHYMASLMPLQKSITPWKTPPQIRPFRQDDFLRSLEHAGPQLTCILKGDWLGLYRRFFKSPHFDGWYRQRYKEMAHKLEALHLEAICEAQNIEAWMKDKSEVEVVDLVLKLREKLVQAQGHQLPVKEATLRRAQLYIETVIGSLPKDLQAVLCPP
- the DENND6B gene encoding protein DENND6B isoform X2; the encoded protein is MDALSGAEPRRARGRLGAASPGARAAGAPWARFSAWLECVCVVTFDLELGQALERTKGPIARTSPGTRRAGPALGVPGGSPASTLRAAGSLKLVYPSDFRLTDKEKSSICYLSFPDSHSGCLGDTQFSFRIRQCGGQRSPWHAEDRRYNSGAPVSLQREPAHYFGYVYFRQVKDSSVKRGYFQKSLVLVSRLPFVRLFQALLSLIAPEYFDKLAPCLEAVCNEIDQWPAPVPGQTLNLPVMGVVLQVRVPSRMDKPEHSPPKQCSHENLLPAPVVLTSVHELDLFRCFQPVLTHVQTLWELMLLGEPLVVLAPSPAMSSEMVLALISCLQPLKFCCDYRPYFTIHDSEFKEFTTRTQAPPNVVLGVTNPFFIKTLQHWPHILRVGEPKMSGDLPKQVKLKKPSRLKTLDTKPGLYTAYSAHLHRDKALLKRLLKGLQKKRPWDTQTALLRRHLLELTQSFIIPLEHYMASLMPLQKSITPWKTPPQIRPFRQDDFLRSLEHAGPQLTCILKGDWLGLYRRFFKSPHFDGWYRQRYKEMAHKLEALHLEAICEANIEAWMKDKSEVEVVDLVLKLREKLVQAQGHQLPVKEATLRRAQLYIETVIGSLPKDLQAVLCPP
- the DENND6B gene encoding protein DENND6B isoform X3, encoding MDALSGAEPRRARGRLGAASPGARAAGAPWARFSAWLECVCVVTFDLELGQALERTKGPIARTSPGTRRAGPALGVPGGSPASTLRAAGSLKLVYPSDFRLTDKEKSSICYLSFPDSHSGCLGDTQFSFRIRQCGGQRSPWHAEDRRYNSGAPVSLQREPAHYFGYVYFRQVKDSSVKRGYFQKSLVLVSRLPFVRLFQALLSLIAPEYFDKLAPCLEAVCNEIDQWPAPVPGQTLNLPVMGVVLQNLLPAPVVLTSVHELDLFRCFQPVLTHVQTLWELMLLGEPLVVLAPSPAMSSEMVLALISCLQPLKFCCDYRPYFTIHDSEFKEFTTRTQAPPNVVLGVTNPFFIKTLQHWPHILRVGEPKMSGDLPKQVKLKKPSRLKTLDTKPGLYTAYSAHLHRDKALLKRLLKGLQKKRPWDTQTALLRRHLLELTQSFIIPLEHYMASLMPLQKSITPWKTPPQIRPFRQDDFLRSLEHAGPQLTCILKGDWLGLYRRFFKSPHFDGWYRQRYKEMAHKLEALHLEAICEAQNIEAWMKDKSEVEVVDLVLKLREKLVQAQGHQLPVKEATLRRAQLYIETVIGSLPKDLQAVLCPP